A genome region from Myripristis murdjan chromosome 16, fMyrMur1.1, whole genome shotgun sequence includes the following:
- the id4 gene encoding DNA-binding protein inhibitor ID-4, translated as MKAVTPVRPQKDSSSSSSQLSLHYLSERSLNIARCRMEEEDLFCLQYDMNDCYSRLKRLVPTIPQDKKVSKVEILQHVIDYILDLQLALETHPSLHKQPQRTGTCPPPASNPSRTPLTVLNIDHQRTSIVKKPEDSILCR; from the exons ATGAAGGCTGTTACTCCAGTCCGCCCCCAGAAGgactcctcctccagcagcagccagctcTCCCTGCACTATCTGTCGGAGCGCAGCCTCAACATCGCCCGGTGCAGGATGGAAGAGGAGGACCTGTTCTGCCTGCAGTACGACATGAACGACTGCTACAGCCGGCTGAAGCGCCTGGTGCCCACCATACCGCAGGATAAGAAAGTCAGCAAAGTGGAGATCCTCCAGCATGTCATAGACTACATCCTGGACCTGCAGCTGGCCCTGGAGACGCACCCTTCTCTTCATAAACAGCCACAGCGGACCGGGACCTGccctcctccagcctccaacCCCAGCCGGACACCGTTGACGGTCCTCAACATTGACCACCAG agGACGTCAATAGTCAAAAAGCCGGAGGACTCAATTTTATGCCGCTGA